The Actinosynnema mirum DSM 43827 genomic interval CCGGAGCGGGCCGTCGACCCGTTCGGGGAGAGCGGAAGATGAGTTAACCGGAAAGGGGATCGGCGCTAGCGCCCGAGGTCCGGGGGATTCGCACCGGCGATTTCTGCGGGTCATTCGGGGAAACGTTGCGGAACGCTTTTTCGGCGTTACCGAGAACGCCTCGCCGACCTCGGGAGGACGGCGTTGGCGGTAGGAAAGGCCGATCGCGCGGTGTCAGGGTCCGCGCCTGGGCCACGAGGGCGAGCAGCGCCCGGCGGAGCCGCTCGTCCTCCGTGGCGCGCCCCGTGGCCGCCCTATGACACCGTGATCGTCTGCTTCAGGTCGGTCAACCCCGTCGCCGCGTCCCACAGGCCGGTGTTCGCCGTCTGGATCGAGTACTCCGGGCGGCCCGGCAGGGCCGGGTCGGCCAGTTCCAGCAGGAGCGCGTACGTGCCCGTCGCGAGCGACGGCGGGATCTGGGCGTCCTGAGCGATGGTCCGGGCGCCGGGCAGCCAGGTCCGGGGGTCCGCGGTGAGCGGGAGGCGGGTGAGGGCGCCGGTGGTGGTGTTGCGCAGCACCAGGTTCACGGTGCGCTGGTTCACCGCCGCGGCGTAGCCGTCGTTGGTCAGGTTCACCCGCACGGGCAGGGCGGCGCCCCTGGTGGTCGTCGTGGGGAACACCGAGTCGCGCAGGGTGAAGCGGTAGCCGAGCTTGGTCGTGACCTCCGCCAGGCAGCCCTGCGCCGACCACGCGCGCAGCACGTCCTGCTGGTAGTCGGTGTTCAGGTACGTCCAGTGGAAGCGGGACAGCTCGGCGGTCGCGGTCGGGCAGTCGGTGCGGGGCGGGTTCACCGCGCAGGTCTCGCCGCCCATCGGCAGCGACCTGGTCTCCGCCTCCAGGTACGGGTGCTCGGTCGCCGGGTCCTCGTAGGTGCCGAAGTCCGTGTCGCTGGCCAGGAAGCAGTCGTTGTGGTGGCCGACCCTGGTGTTGCCGCCCGCGTACAGGGCCCGCTTGAACTTCGGCGTGCGCAGCTGCACCGCCCGGTTCGCCGGGAGCGCGGTCAGGAGCTTGTCCACGACCGCCTTGCGGTTGGCCTGGTCGGTCGCGGAGACGACGCCCGCGTTGCCGAAGTTCCTGGTGTAGTACCACTCGCCCCACGCGCCGACGAACCCCGCCTGCACCACGGCGGTCACGTCCGCGTTCGCGCGCAGCAGCGGGGTCAGCTGGTCGATGTGCGCCAGCACCCGGTCCTTCGGCGCGTCCTCGCCGGACTCCGAGGCGGTGTAGGCGAAGCGCAGCACCAGCTTCACGCCCGCGACCCGTGCGGCGTCGAACTGGCGCTGCAGGCGGTCGAGCGCGGTCTGCGCGATCGGCGACGAGCGGTACTCGGCCAGGTAGAACACGCACATCGCGAGCGTGATGCCCTGCTCGGTGCGGTGCTTGCGGAGCGCGTCGGCGGAGAGGTCGGCCTTGTCGCAGTCGCCCGTGTGGTGGTACAGACCACGCTCCGGGTTGGGGACGTTCGCGGTCGACGGCTGGTAGGCGACCGAGCCGCCCGCGCCCCCGGTGTAGGTGTGGGTGACCTTCGCCGAGGTCTCCACGGGGGCCTCGACCTGGAACACCACGTCGACGTCGTTCGGGCTCGCCTGCTCGCCGAGGTCGGCCCGCTCGACGGTCCACCGCGCGATGCTGCCGGACGAGGTGAACGGCACCGCGCGCACCTGCGTCCACGCCCAGCCGCCCCCGTTGTGGCGGTAGAGGGAACCGTTCTCCAGCAGGTAGTCCGCCCCGATCCCGCCCTGCGCGTAGCCGGTGGCCGCGCTGCGGTCGGTGTCGACGTAGACGCGCGAGAACGCGGGCGTCCCGGTGCGGCCGACCTCGAAGGTGACGGTGGTGGCGGTGCTGGTCACGGTGGGACCGGTGATGGCGGCGCTCGCGGGGGCCGCGAGGACGCCGGTGGCGGCCACGGCCACCACCAGACCCGGCACGATCTTGGGCACGCGTGTTCTCCTCGGTTGGCAGGGGAGCCCATTGAAGCGCGATCGGGCGCGGTAATCCACAGTGGACTAGGGGTTGACGCAGGTCGGCGCGGGTGTCAGGAGACCCCTCAGGTGGGGGGTGGGCGGAACGCCCTCCTCGGCTCGCTCATGGTGGCCGGGGTCGCGTGGGCCGTTGGACGCGCTGGTGGTGTATCGGCGAGGCTGATAGGCCCTGCTGGAGTCCGTTCGCCATTCGTCGTGCGGAGAGGCCCGGTGGTCGCTGGCGCGTGTGCCTCGTGCGGAATCGGGCCTAGCGTCTGGAATCGGAGTCAGGCGGACAATGCGCAACGGGCGGCCCCGGTGGGCCGCCCGTTGGCGAATCCGGAACCGCGTCAACGGTCCCGACACGTCCCGCCTGACGCGGACTCCCGCGGGGGAGTCCTCTCGGCGGGGTGGCCGTGCTGCTCGCAGGCGTCTCGGCCGCCCCGCTGGTCAACCCGTCAGAAAGGTCGTGATGTGAGGACGATAGGACGCCGTGGTCGGCGAACGCCATCCCGGAGGGGCATATGCGCGCCGACCAGCCGCCGTGACGCGCCGGGCGGAGGGCCGCTGCTTCGCCTGGGCCGATCGGTTCTGACTAGCTGGGCCGTAGTTCTGCGGCTGCTCGTCGTGCTGGGGGCGCTGGTGGTGCTGGTCCTGCTCGTGGTGTCGGCGTTGCCCGCCAACTCGACCGTGGAGATCGGGCCGCTGCGCATCGCCCGCACCCAGCTCGGCTGACCGGTGACCGGGGGCGCCCGCCGAGCGGTGCGGCGCCCCCCCACCGGCCTGGTCTAGCCCGCCGCGAGCGCGTCGTGACCGCCCGCGCGGGCGACGTGCTCGATCTCGGCTCGCAGGGCTCTCGGGTCCGGGTGGGGGTGGCCGGGGAACGGGGTGACGGTGACGGTGCGGTCGTCGATGGCCCAGGTGCCGGTGATGCGGCCGTCCACCACGACCACCGGGGAGATCCAGCCCGCCGCCCGGCTGACCAGGGGGCGGTGCTCGGGGGCGAGCAGGGCGGGGTCGGCGGTGCCGGGGCCCAGGACGTGCTGGTCGAACGGGCCGAGCAGGCGGACCGACGTGGTGGGTTCGGTGGTGGCGAGGCCGTCCGCGTGCTCGGCGAGGAGGTGGGTGGTGCGGCCTTCGACGTCGACGGTCACCAGGCGGTCGCCCAGGTCCGCGAACCACTTGCGCAGCACCGGTTTGCGCAGGGCGCCGCGCAGCAGCCAGGCGTCGAACGCCTCCGGGGTGGCCGGGCCGTGCGCGCCCAGGTAGGCGGTGATCACGCGGGGGGCGGCTTCGGCCGGGTCGGGGAGTGCTCGCCACGGCGGGGCGGTGAACGCGACCCGGTTGCCCTCCGGGGGCGCGTGGCGCAGGACCCCTTGCCAGGACAGGGTTTTCAGCAGGGCGCCCCAGGAGGAGCGGAGCTGGTCGGCGAGGGCGGTGAAGCGCGGGTCGGCGGCGAGCGCGGTCGCCAGTTCTTCGCGGGACAGGGTTCTCCCGTCGGCGAGCAGCGCGCCGACCGCGTCGGCGAGGGCGGCGACCTGGGCGGGGGTCGCGCCGAACGCCCTCTGCCAGGACGGGCGCTCCCAGGTTCGTGCCGAGGCGAGCAGGGAGAGCACGTCGGGGGCGGTGTCGGGGCGCAGCAGGTGCAGGGTGCCGCGCGCGGCCCAGGTCTTCACCAGCGCGCCGGACACCAGGTCGCGCGCCACCTCGCCCGCGGCGCCGGTGCGCGTCGCGACGGCGAACTCGGCCGCCGACGCGACCTGCGCCTGCACCCCGCACAACCGCTCCACGACCTCCCCGGCGGTCACGGTGGTACGCGGGTCGAGGAACTGCCTGCCCAGCCGCCACGACCGCACCTGGTCCCAGGTCACCGACACGCTCATGGGCGGGAGCATAGGGGCGCAGGCGGGGCAGCCAGCGGCGGACCGGCGGCGGGGTGCGCTGTCCGCCGCCGGTCCGCCGCCTTCCCGGCTAGTCGGGCGCCCCCACGCCCGTGTCCGACAGGTCCAGCCCGATCGCGAAGTTCGCCGCGTACCCGGCGCTCGTCGAACCGGTCGGCTTCAGCAGGAGTTGGCTGCCGCCCTGGGCGTAGATGCCGTCGCGGGCGTTCGTGGTGTCCGGGGTGCCCTTGGTGTTGTACGGGGGCTGCTTCAGGTACGCCGCCTTGAAAGCCTCCTCCAGGTACAGCTGCGAGGTGAACTCGTACGCGCCGCCGTTCGCGCCCGTCGTCCGGATCTTGAAGTGGTGGTGGATCGTCCTGCCCCGGTACCAGCCGGGCAGGATCGTCACGAACCTCGCCAGGCCCGTGCTGTCGCTGACCTGGTGGCCGCGCAGGAACTTCCGGCCGCTGGAGCCCTCCGACGGGATGTCGGAGTACAGGCCGAGCGCGTCGCACTGCCACAGGTCCACGACCGCGCCGGGGAGGGGGCGGCACGTCGCGGACTGGATCTGGAGCACGGTGAAGGAGAGGGTGAGGGGGATGCCCGGGGAGAGCGCGCCGGTGGACGGGTCCGACCTGATGTCGGAGCGGTTGAGCTTCTCGTCCACGAAGTACGGGCCCTCGGTCTGGTCCGGGCGGGCCACGCAGTCGAGCTCGGGGGTCACCTCGCCGGGAGCTGCGGAGGTGGCGCCGGCCAGCGTCAGGGCTGCGCCTGCGGCGCCCAGGAGGGTCAACGCCTGGCGCCTGCCCAGCAGGGTTCCGATCGGTTCGTCGTCGTCGTGCACGTCCACCTCGCTGTGGGGTCGTGGGTGTCAGTCCGGAACCGCCGAAGCTAGGGAGCGAGGCTGGGCGTTCGATGGGTGTTCGATATGAGGAACTTGTGTGAACAGCGGTGAAGGTCGGCGAAAGCCGACGCGCGCCCCCGTGCGGTGCAGGCTCGCCTGCGCCGCACGGGGGAGTGGTCACGCGGTGAACCGCCACCAGTCGACGTTGAACAGGTAGCCGCTCCCGCCCGCCGCCCGCAAGTACAGGTCACGCGTCCCGGTCAACCCGCTCACCGAGCAGGACACCGTGGTCCAGGTCTGCCAGCCGCCCGTGCCCGGCGCGGTGCAGCGGCCGGCCACCGGGCCGGTCGGGCCGTCCGTGCGCAGCTCCAGCGCGCCGCCCGACGTCGCGGAGGCGACGCGCGCGGTGAACGTCCGGGCGCCCGCGCCGAACGCCAGCGAGCGGACCTTGACGTGGTCGCCGTTCTCCAGGTGGCTCAGGT includes:
- a CDS encoding DUF4832 domain-containing protein translates to MPKIVPGLVVAVAATGVLAAPASAAITGPTVTSTATTVTFEVGRTGTPAFSRVYVDTDRSAATGYAQGGIGADYLLENGSLYRHNGGGWAWTQVRAVPFTSSGSIARWTVERADLGEQASPNDVDVVFQVEAPVETSAKVTHTYTGGAGGSVAYQPSTANVPNPERGLYHHTGDCDKADLSADALRKHRTEQGITLAMCVFYLAEYRSSPIAQTALDRLQRQFDAARVAGVKLVLRFAYTASESGEDAPKDRVLAHIDQLTPLLRANADVTAVVQAGFVGAWGEWYYTRNFGNAGVVSATDQANRKAVVDKLLTALPANRAVQLRTPKFKRALYAGGNTRVGHHNDCFLASDTDFGTYEDPATEHPYLEAETRSLPMGGETCAVNPPRTDCPTATAELSRFHWTYLNTDYQQDVLRAWSAQGCLAEVTTKLGYRFTLRDSVFPTTTTRGAALPVRVNLTNDGYAAAVNQRTVNLVLRNTTTGALTRLPLTADPRTWLPGARTIAQDAQIPPSLATGTYALLLELADPALPGRPEYSIQTANTGLWDAATGLTDLKQTITVS
- a CDS encoding winged helix DNA-binding domain-containing protein, translated to MSVSVTWDQVRSWRLGRQFLDPRTTVTAGEVVERLCGVQAQVASAAEFAVATRTGAAGEVARDLVSGALVKTWAARGTLHLLRPDTAPDVLSLLASARTWERPSWQRAFGATPAQVAALADAVGALLADGRTLSREELATALAADPRFTALADQLRSSWGALLKTLSWQGVLRHAPPEGNRVAFTAPPWRALPDPAEAAPRVITAYLGAHGPATPEAFDAWLLRGALRKPVLRKWFADLGDRLVTVDVEGRTTHLLAEHADGLATTEPTTSVRLLGPFDQHVLGPGTADPALLAPEHRPLVSRAAGWISPVVVVDGRITGTWAIDDRTVTVTPFPGHPHPDPRALRAEIEHVARAGGHDALAAG
- a CDS encoding intradiol ring-cleavage dioxygenase, which produces MHDDDEPIGTLLGRRQALTLLGAAGAALTLAGATSAAPGEVTPELDCVARPDQTEGPYFVDEKLNRSDIRSDPSTGALSPGIPLTLSFTVLQIQSATCRPLPGAVVDLWQCDALGLYSDIPSEGSSGRKFLRGHQVSDSTGLARFVTILPGWYRGRTIHHHFKIRTTGANGGAYEFTSQLYLEEAFKAAYLKQPPYNTKGTPDTTNARDGIYAQGGSQLLLKPTGSTSAGYAANFAIGLDLSDTGVGAPD